TCTTTTACAATATCCTCTAGAAGTTTGTCAAGAAAAAAACCTAGTGCTAACAGATAAAGTAACATAATCACCATAAAAAAACCAATAATGATATTTAGAGCTACATTTTTTTGCCATATACTAGAACGTATTGCTTGTTTCCACTGATGTTGTATAAACCATTTAATCATAAGCTGAGTATTTTTATCAAAAATAGGTCTTTCGTTAGTTTTATAAAAATGAGAAATGTTAAACAGTTGCTATTTTTTAACAGTTTATCAACAGCTTAGTATTAGTCAGGGCTTCACTTAAAGTGAAACCCTGACTTGAATTACGCTAATCTTGTTGGAGAATTTCTATCTTTGTTTACGATTAGAAAACTATGAAGCGAATTACACTTTTTGCAGAACTTATTTTACCTCTTCCTATTGAAGGCAGCTTTACTTACCGGATTCCTTTTGAGCTAAATGATAGTGTTGAAATTGGAATGCGCGTGGTAGTTCAGTTTGGTAAAAAGAAAGTTTATACGGCGCTTGTACGCTCTATTCACGAAATTCCACCCACAAAATATGCTCCAAAATACGTTTTGGCTGTTCTCGACAAAAAACCAATAGTTAATGAAAAACAGTTTGCTTTTTGGGAGTGGATGGCCAATTATTATATGTGTACGCTGGGCGAAATAATGAATGCTGCTTTGCCCGGTGCACTTAAGCTTGCCAGCGAATCAAAAGTGGTGCTTCATCCTGAATTTGATGGCGATTATAAAAAGCTAAATGAAAAAGAATATTTAATTGTAGAGGCTTTGGAAATACAAAATGTGCTAAGTATTACCGATGTGGAAAGCATTAGTGAGCATAAAAAAGTGTTTCCCTTAATTAAAACCCTTATCGAGAAAAAAGTGATTTTACTCGAAGAGGAATTGAAAGAAAAGTATATTCCTAAAATAGAGACCTACGTTCAGCTTGTTGAGGATTACCAAACGGAAGAGACTTTAAAAGAGCTTTTCTACTTACTGGAAAAACGAGCCTATAAACAGCTTGAAGTTTTAATGGCTTATCTTAATTTGAGTGCTCAATCGCAAGAACAGTATCCCGAAATAAAGAAGGCCATTCTTGTAAAGCAAGTTGAAAATGGAGCATCGGCATATACTGCTCTGGAGAAAAAAGGAGTTTTTGTTTCCATCCTGAAAAAGGAAAGCCGCCTACAAACAAAAGAGGCTTTTGATGAGGTTTCGAACATTCACTTGAGCGAAAATCAAGTAGCAGCTTTGGATGAAATTAAGACGGTTTTTACTGAAAAGGATCAATGTTTATTGCATGGAATAACGGGTAGTGGGAAAACGGAATTGTATATAAAACTTATTGCCGATACGCTGGCTCAAGGAAAACAAGTCTTATATCTTTTGCCTGAAATTGCGCTTACTGCACAAATCATCAATCGCTTAAGTCGGTATTTTGGGAAAAGAGTTGGGGTTTACCATTCGCGTTATAATCAGAACGAGCAAGTAGAGATTTGGAATAAAGTTCTGGAAAAGGAAAATGTAAATGTAAATTCTGATTCTTACGATATCATTTTATCTGCTCGCTCAGGTATATTTTTACCGTATTCAAATTTGGGTTTAATCATTGTAGATGAAGAACACGATAGCTCATATAAACAGCAAGATCCTGCACCGCGTTATCACGCTCGCGATGCCGCTTTGGTTTTGGCAAATATGCACAAAGCCAAGGTTTTAATGGGTACGGCAACACCTTCGGTGGAATCTTATTATAATGCCCGAAGTGGAAAGTATGGTTTGGTAGATCTTTTAAAACGCTATGGAGATAGTAGTTTGCCCGAAGTTTTAGTAGCGGATATCAAAGAAGAAACTCGTCGTAAAATGATGCGCTCCCATTTCTCCTCATTTTTACTAAAGCATATTGAAGAAGCACTCGAAAGAAAGGAACAGATTATTTTATTCCAGAATCGTAGGGGATTTGCACCGCGTTTGGAATGTGAAGTGTGCAATTGGATTCCCGAATGTGTGAATTGCGATGTAAGTTTGGTTTATCACAAGCAGCATAACCGATTGAAATGTCATATTTGTGGTTATTCAACAGCGGTGCCAACAAAGTGCGGAAATTGTGGTAGTCCCGATGTTAAAATGCGCGGCTTTGGAACAGAAAAAATTGAAGAAGATTTAGCTATTATCTTACCCAAGGCAAAGATAAAGCGGATGGATTTGGATACCACACGTAGCAAATATGCTTACGAGCAAATTTTTAAAGATTTTGAAGAGCGGAATATTGATATCCTTATCGGAACCCAAATGGTAACCAAAGGTTTGGATTTTGATAATGTAGGAATTGTGGGCGTTCTCAATGCGGATAATATGTTAAACTATCCTGATTTCCGAGCTTTTGAGCGGAGTTTTCAAATGATGGTTCAGGTGAGTGGAAGAGCAGGTCGGAAAAATAAAACAGGGAAAGTAATTATTCAAACTTTTAGCCCTTATCATTCTGTTATTCGTTACGTTATTGATAATGATTATCAGGAAATGTATGATAGTCAGATTTTAGAGAGGCGCAATTTTCATTATCCTCCATTTTATCGTTTGATAAGATTTAGTTTAAAGCATAAAGACTTTCATTTGTTAAATAATGCAGCTCAGGAATTTACAGACTTGTTGCGTAAAGAGTTTGGTACGGCTGTTTTAGGACCGGAATACCCGATGGTTTCAAAAGTGCGAGGCTTATTTATTAAAGATAGTATATTGAAATTACCAAAAGGCAAATCGAATATGCAAATGAAAGCGATTATTAAAAAATGTATTATGCAGTTTCGAGAACTTGGTATTTACAATTCTGCCCGGTTAATAATAGACGTTGATCCGTATTAAATTACTATGGAGAAAAATAATTCAAATACATTTGAATAATTTGCATTTTGGAGTGTAAAATTCAATTGCATTTGAATAATCAGTTAAAAAAATAGAATAAATTTGTTTATAATCGCAGGGAATAAGAAATAAAACGTAAACCATGAAAAAAGGAATTATTCTATTCGGTATTTTGATGATGAGTTTTAATATCTGGGCTCAGGAAATGTATGTTTTTAACGAAACACAAAGACCACAATTAACACAGGCAGGAGCAGAGCATTTGGCTTCTTTGGCTTTTCATTGTATCCAAACGGAATACCCAAACAAATTGGGTCACGTGATTTTAGATGCCACGCAAGTACGTGAGCCTATGGATTTACATCCCGCATTTTACGGATGTTTCGATTGGCATTCTTCCGTTCACGGACATTGGATGTTGGTAAAGCTACTCAAGCTCTTTCCTGAAATGGAGAATGCAGAAGCGATAAAAAAGGCTATCGATCAAAATATGAGTGCAGAAAATATTCTATCTGAAATAGAGTATATGAAAGCCCCTTTGCACAGCTCT
This sequence is a window from Bacteroidales bacterium. Protein-coding genes within it:
- the priA gene encoding primosomal protein N', producing MKRITLFAELILPLPIEGSFTYRIPFELNDSVEIGMRVVVQFGKKKVYTALVRSIHEIPPTKYAPKYVLAVLDKKPIVNEKQFAFWEWMANYYMCTLGEIMNAALPGALKLASESKVVLHPEFDGDYKKLNEKEYLIVEALEIQNVLSITDVESISEHKKVFPLIKTLIEKKVILLEEELKEKYIPKIETYVQLVEDYQTEETLKELFYLLEKRAYKQLEVLMAYLNLSAQSQEQYPEIKKAILVKQVENGASAYTALEKKGVFVSILKKESRLQTKEAFDEVSNIHLSENQVAALDEIKTVFTEKDQCLLHGITGSGKTELYIKLIADTLAQGKQVLYLLPEIALTAQIINRLSRYFGKRVGVYHSRYNQNEQVEIWNKVLEKENVNVNSDSYDIILSARSGIFLPYSNLGLIIVDEEHDSSYKQQDPAPRYHARDAALVLANMHKAKVLMGTATPSVESYYNARSGKYGLVDLLKRYGDSSLPEVLVADIKEETRRKMMRSHFSSFLLKHIEEALERKEQIILFQNRRGFAPRLECEVCNWIPECVNCDVSLVYHKQHNRLKCHICGYSTAVPTKCGNCGSPDVKMRGFGTEKIEEDLAIILPKAKIKRMDLDTTRSKYAYEQIFKDFEERNIDILIGTQMVTKGLDFDNVGIVGVLNADNMLNYPDFRAFERSFQMMVQVSGRAGRKNKTGKVIIQTFSPYHSVIRYVIDNDYQEMYDSQILERRNFHYPPFYRLIRFSLKHKDFHLLNNAAQEFTDLLRKEFGTAVLGPEYPMVSKVRGLFIKDSILKLPKGKSNMQMKAIIKKCIMQFRELGIYNSARLIIDVDPY